The following coding sequences lie in one Hippoglossus hippoglossus isolate fHipHip1 chromosome 14, fHipHip1.pri, whole genome shotgun sequence genomic window:
- the npas2 gene encoding neuronal PAS domain-containing protein 2 isoform X1, which produces MDNLSDFGVPCSSAHREWDTNSCVDDLMDDDEKDRAKRASRNKSEKKRRDQFNVLIKELCTMLQGQGHPRKMDKSTILQRTIDFLQKQKDITAQNETCDVRQDWKPSFLSNEEFTQLMLEALDGFLVALTTDGNIIYVSDSVSSLTGHLPSDMVDQNILNFLPEREHGEVYKLLSSHMLMTDPIAADFLDSEAHIEFCCHLARGNIDPKEPPVYEYVKFVGDFKFHNNVPRSCNGLELTLPRSLQSALEEQVCLIATVRLVTPQFLKDLCNVEDPCDEFTSRHSLEWKFLFLDHRASPIIGYLPFEVLGTSGYDYYHVDDLELIAQCHNQLMQFGKGKSCYYRFLTKGQQWIWLQTHYYITYHQWNSKPEFIVCTHTVVSYAEVRAERRRAFGLEELSPPEIAPSSVKAQELYLDICSTLDPTRDKNSGARSVSSHSSRKSSHTALSDSASNSYTEACTPSWQSASIGTEKTSARLQPSSSKNLAQRQNSFDLAPQMSLPLSPTCSKHSAMQQQTQQQPHPQSPMYPLPQPQLGVMNQLKEQLEERTRILQADIKTQQQELHDIKEKLQLANLQMLLQQPIHDDFGQAQQQPQQQGLGRPAQQSQSGVIRQHTGHPKPPACGAHSSSPHSLLRENSSPSTQVQQRSARGGQVQAVSLPVQTNTSLTMPFYSNPMMFSQSNTRPLQDANQRHTENDFNQDGQLRMLLNQPMQTLVPTSSVTSQPSQCNMGISQTIYTLEQQIIAPSFSMQQVNCNAVLVPSPVFTSPIMFPHNSFIPPQSQSTYNTQPQASQHSLQLQQPQQFFQMTQGLVHGGSTPAFLHATNVPQQSTVGYIQQQPQAQQQQQQRQYQHSQNQTGSVSDFRNMLTR; this is translated from the exons ATGGACAACCTTTCTGACTTTGGTGTCCCTTGCTCATCCGCCCACAGGGAATGGGA CACCAACAGCTGCGTGGACGATTTAATGGATGACGACGAGAAAGACAGGGCAAAAAG GGCATCCCGTAACAAAtcggaaaagaaaagaagagaccAATTCAATGTGCTCATCAAGGAGCTATGCACTATGCTGCAGGGCCAAGGCCATCCACGCAAGATGGACAAGTCCACCATACTGCAGAGAACTATTGATTTCTTGCAGAAACAGAAAG ACATCACTGCACAGAATGAAACCTGCGATGTGAGACAGGACTGGAAGCCTTCGTTCCTCAGTAATGAGGAGTTCACTCAGCTAATGCTGGAG GCCCTAGATGGTTTCTTGGTAGCATTAACTACAGATGGAAACATCATATACGTATCTGACAGTGTGTCTTCACTTACTGGCCATTTACCG TCAGATATGGTGGACCAAAATATCTTGAATTTCCTCCCGGAGCGGGAACATGGGGAGGTGTATAAGCTGCTATCATCCCACATGCTGATGACTGACCCCATTGCTGCTGACTTCCTTGACA gTGAGGCACATATTGAATTTTGCTGTCATCTAGCCAGAGGTAACATTGACCCCAAAGAGCCACCTGTGTACGAGTATGTCAAGTTTGTCGGAGATTTCAAGTTTCATAACAATG TGCCTAGATCTTGTAACGGACTTGAGTTGACGCTACCAAGAAGCCTACAGTCAGCATTGGAGGAGCAGGTCTGCCTCATCGCTACTGTACGATTAGTCACTCCACAGTTTCTCAAG GATTTGTGTAATGTGGAAGATCCTTGTGATGAGTTCACTTCCAGACACAGCCTTGAATGGAAGTTTCTGTTTTTAGATCACAG agcTTCACCAATCATCGGCTATTTACCCTTTGAGGTTCTTGGAACGTCCGGCTATGATTACTATCATGTAGATGACTTGGAGCTTATAGCTCAGTGTCACAATCAGT TAATGCAGTTTGGAAAAGGTAAATCGTGTTACTATCGCTTCCTGACCAAAGGGCAGCAGTGGATTTGGTTGCAGACTCACTACTACATCACTTACCACCAGTGGAACTCCAAGCCTGAGTTCATTGTCTGCACTCACACTGTTGTCAG TTATGCTGAAGTGCGAGCTGAAAGGAGGAGAGCGTTTGGCCTTGAAGAGCTCTCTCCACCTGAGATAGCTCCCTCCTCTGTGAAG GCTCAGGAGCTGTACTTGGACATCTGCTCCACACTGGACCCTACACGGGACAAAAACAGTGGTGCACGTTCGGTATCCTCCCACAGCTCCCGGAAGTCCTCCCACACAGCGCTGTCAGACTCTGCAT CTAACTCCTACACAGAGGCCTGCACACCATCGTGGCAGTCTGCTTCCATTGGGACGGAGAAGACTTCTGCCAGACTCCAGCCTAGTAGTTCAAAG AATTTGGCACAAAGACAAAATTCCTTTGACCTCGCACCCCAAATGAGCCTCCCCCTTTCTCCTACCTGCAGCAAGCACTCCGCAATG caacagcaaacacagcagcagcctcatcCGCAGTCGCCCATGTATCCGCTGCCGCAGCCTCAGCTCGGAGTGATGAACCAGctgaaggagcagctggaggagaggaccCGAATTCTGCAGGCTGACATTAAGACACAGCAGCAAGAGTTGCATGACATTAAGGAAAAGCTTCAGTTGGCTAACCTCCAG ATGCTGTTACAGCAGCCTATCCACGATGACTTTGGCCAGgcccagcagcagcctcagcagcaggGCCTGGGCAGGCCGGCCCAGCAGAGCCAGTCAGGGGTGATCAGGCAGCACACAGGCCACCCAAAACCACCAGCCTGCGGGGCCCACAGCTCGTCCCCTCACTCACTCCTGAGAGAGAACAGCTCACCCTCGACACAG GTCCAGCAGAGAAGTGCGCGGGGCGGCCAAGTGCAGGCAGTGAGTCTGCCCGTGCAGACGAACACGAGTCTGACGATGCCCTTCTACAGCAACCCCATGATGTTCTCGCAGAGTAACACGCGGCCTCTGCAGGACGCAAAccaaagacacacagaaaacGATTTCAACCAAGATGGACAACTACG CATGCTTCTCAACCAACCAATGCAGACGCTGGTTCCCACTAGCAGTGTCACCTCACAGCCTTCCCAGTGCAACATGGGCATCTCCCAAACCAT ATACACCTTGGAGCAGCAGATCATCGCCCCGTCGTTCTCCATGCAACAGGTGAACTGCAACGCTGTCCTTGTGCCCTCCCCGGTCTTCACGTCACCCATCATGTTCCCACACAACAGTTTCATCCCACCCCAGTCTCAGTCAACCTACAACACTCAGCCTCAGGCCTCCCAGCACTCCCTTCAGCTACAACAGCCCCAGCAGTTCTTTCAG
- the npas2 gene encoding neuronal PAS domain-containing protein 2 isoform X3, producing the protein MDNLSDFGVPCSSAHREWDTNSCVDDLMDDDEKDRAKRASRNKSEKKRRDQFNVLIKELCTMLQGQGHPRKMDKSTILQRTIDFLQKQKDITAQNETCDVRQDWKPSFLSNEEFTQLMLEALDGFLVALTTDGNIIYVSDSVSSLTGHLPSDMVDQNILNFLPEREHGEVYKLLSSHMLMTDPIAADFLDSEAHIEFCCHLARGNIDPKEPPVYEYVKFVGDFKFHNNVPRSCNGLELTLPRSLQSALEEQVCLIATVRLVTPQFLKDLCNVEDPCDEFTSRHSLEWKFLFLDHRASPIIGYLPFEVLGTSGYDYYHVDDLELIAQCHNQLMQFGKGKSCYYRFLTKGQQWIWLQTHYYITYHQWNSKPEFIVCTHTVVSYAEVRAERRRAFGLEELSPPEIAPSSVKAQELYLDICSTLDPTRDKNSGARSVSSHSSRKSSHTALSDSASNSYTEACTPSWQSASIGTEKTSARLQPSSSKNLAQRQNSFDLAPQMSLPLSPTCSKHSAMQQQTQQQPHPQSPMYPLPQPQLGVMNQLKEQLEERTRILQADIKTQQQELHDIKEKLQLANLQVQQRSARGGQVQAVSLPVQTNTSLTMPFYSNPMMFSQSNTRPLQDANQRHTENDFNQDGQLRMLLNQPMQTLVPTSSVTSQPSQCNMGISQTIYTLEQQIIAPSFSMQQVNCNAVLVPSPVFTSPIMFPHNSFIPPQSQSTYNTQPQASQHSLQLQQPQQFFQMTQGLVHGGSTPAFLHATNVPQQSTVGYIQQQPQAQQQQQQRQYQHSQNQTGSVSDFRNMLTR; encoded by the exons ATGGACAACCTTTCTGACTTTGGTGTCCCTTGCTCATCCGCCCACAGGGAATGGGA CACCAACAGCTGCGTGGACGATTTAATGGATGACGACGAGAAAGACAGGGCAAAAAG GGCATCCCGTAACAAAtcggaaaagaaaagaagagaccAATTCAATGTGCTCATCAAGGAGCTATGCACTATGCTGCAGGGCCAAGGCCATCCACGCAAGATGGACAAGTCCACCATACTGCAGAGAACTATTGATTTCTTGCAGAAACAGAAAG ACATCACTGCACAGAATGAAACCTGCGATGTGAGACAGGACTGGAAGCCTTCGTTCCTCAGTAATGAGGAGTTCACTCAGCTAATGCTGGAG GCCCTAGATGGTTTCTTGGTAGCATTAACTACAGATGGAAACATCATATACGTATCTGACAGTGTGTCTTCACTTACTGGCCATTTACCG TCAGATATGGTGGACCAAAATATCTTGAATTTCCTCCCGGAGCGGGAACATGGGGAGGTGTATAAGCTGCTATCATCCCACATGCTGATGACTGACCCCATTGCTGCTGACTTCCTTGACA gTGAGGCACATATTGAATTTTGCTGTCATCTAGCCAGAGGTAACATTGACCCCAAAGAGCCACCTGTGTACGAGTATGTCAAGTTTGTCGGAGATTTCAAGTTTCATAACAATG TGCCTAGATCTTGTAACGGACTTGAGTTGACGCTACCAAGAAGCCTACAGTCAGCATTGGAGGAGCAGGTCTGCCTCATCGCTACTGTACGATTAGTCACTCCACAGTTTCTCAAG GATTTGTGTAATGTGGAAGATCCTTGTGATGAGTTCACTTCCAGACACAGCCTTGAATGGAAGTTTCTGTTTTTAGATCACAG agcTTCACCAATCATCGGCTATTTACCCTTTGAGGTTCTTGGAACGTCCGGCTATGATTACTATCATGTAGATGACTTGGAGCTTATAGCTCAGTGTCACAATCAGT TAATGCAGTTTGGAAAAGGTAAATCGTGTTACTATCGCTTCCTGACCAAAGGGCAGCAGTGGATTTGGTTGCAGACTCACTACTACATCACTTACCACCAGTGGAACTCCAAGCCTGAGTTCATTGTCTGCACTCACACTGTTGTCAG TTATGCTGAAGTGCGAGCTGAAAGGAGGAGAGCGTTTGGCCTTGAAGAGCTCTCTCCACCTGAGATAGCTCCCTCCTCTGTGAAG GCTCAGGAGCTGTACTTGGACATCTGCTCCACACTGGACCCTACACGGGACAAAAACAGTGGTGCACGTTCGGTATCCTCCCACAGCTCCCGGAAGTCCTCCCACACAGCGCTGTCAGACTCTGCAT CTAACTCCTACACAGAGGCCTGCACACCATCGTGGCAGTCTGCTTCCATTGGGACGGAGAAGACTTCTGCCAGACTCCAGCCTAGTAGTTCAAAG AATTTGGCACAAAGACAAAATTCCTTTGACCTCGCACCCCAAATGAGCCTCCCCCTTTCTCCTACCTGCAGCAAGCACTCCGCAATG caacagcaaacacagcagcagcctcatcCGCAGTCGCCCATGTATCCGCTGCCGCAGCCTCAGCTCGGAGTGATGAACCAGctgaaggagcagctggaggagaggaccCGAATTCTGCAGGCTGACATTAAGACACAGCAGCAAGAGTTGCATGACATTAAGGAAAAGCTTCAGTTGGCTAACCTCCAG GTCCAGCAGAGAAGTGCGCGGGGCGGCCAAGTGCAGGCAGTGAGTCTGCCCGTGCAGACGAACACGAGTCTGACGATGCCCTTCTACAGCAACCCCATGATGTTCTCGCAGAGTAACACGCGGCCTCTGCAGGACGCAAAccaaagacacacagaaaacGATTTCAACCAAGATGGACAACTACG CATGCTTCTCAACCAACCAATGCAGACGCTGGTTCCCACTAGCAGTGTCACCTCACAGCCTTCCCAGTGCAACATGGGCATCTCCCAAACCAT ATACACCTTGGAGCAGCAGATCATCGCCCCGTCGTTCTCCATGCAACAGGTGAACTGCAACGCTGTCCTTGTGCCCTCCCCGGTCTTCACGTCACCCATCATGTTCCCACACAACAGTTTCATCCCACCCCAGTCTCAGTCAACCTACAACACTCAGCCTCAGGCCTCCCAGCACTCCCTTCAGCTACAACAGCCCCAGCAGTTCTTTCAG
- the npas2 gene encoding neuronal PAS domain-containing protein 2 isoform X2 encodes MDNLSDFGVPCSSAHREWDTNSCVDDLMDDDEKDRAKRASRNKSEKKRRDQFNVLIKELCTMLQGQGHPRKMDKSTILQRTIDFLQKQKDITAQNETCDVRQDWKPSFLSNEEFTQLMLEALDGFLVALTTDGNIIYVSDSVSSLTGHLPSDMVDQNILNFLPEREHGEVYKLLSSHMLMTDPIAADFLDSEAHIEFCCHLARGNIDPKEPPVYEYVKFVGDFKFHNNVPRSCNGLELTLPRSLQSALEEQVCLIATVRLVTPQFLKDLCNVEDPCDEFTSRHSLEWKFLFLDHRASPIIGYLPFEVLGTSGYDYYHVDDLELIAQCHNQLMQFGKGKSCYYRFLTKGQQWIWLQTHYYITYHQWNSKPEFIVCTHTVVSYAEVRAERRRAFGLEELSPPEIAPSSVKAQELYLDICSTLDPTRDKNSGARSVSSHSSRKSSHTALSDSASNSYTEACTPSWQSASIGTEKTSARLQPSSSKQQQTQQQPHPQSPMYPLPQPQLGVMNQLKEQLEERTRILQADIKTQQQELHDIKEKLQLANLQMLLQQPIHDDFGQAQQQPQQQGLGRPAQQSQSGVIRQHTGHPKPPACGAHSSSPHSLLRENSSPSTQVQQRSARGGQVQAVSLPVQTNTSLTMPFYSNPMMFSQSNTRPLQDANQRHTENDFNQDGQLRMLLNQPMQTLVPTSSVTSQPSQCNMGISQTIYTLEQQIIAPSFSMQQVNCNAVLVPSPVFTSPIMFPHNSFIPPQSQSTYNTQPQASQHSLQLQQPQQFFQMTQGLVHGGSTPAFLHATNVPQQSTVGYIQQQPQAQQQQQQRQYQHSQNQTGSVSDFRNMLTR; translated from the exons ATGGACAACCTTTCTGACTTTGGTGTCCCTTGCTCATCCGCCCACAGGGAATGGGA CACCAACAGCTGCGTGGACGATTTAATGGATGACGACGAGAAAGACAGGGCAAAAAG GGCATCCCGTAACAAAtcggaaaagaaaagaagagaccAATTCAATGTGCTCATCAAGGAGCTATGCACTATGCTGCAGGGCCAAGGCCATCCACGCAAGATGGACAAGTCCACCATACTGCAGAGAACTATTGATTTCTTGCAGAAACAGAAAG ACATCACTGCACAGAATGAAACCTGCGATGTGAGACAGGACTGGAAGCCTTCGTTCCTCAGTAATGAGGAGTTCACTCAGCTAATGCTGGAG GCCCTAGATGGTTTCTTGGTAGCATTAACTACAGATGGAAACATCATATACGTATCTGACAGTGTGTCTTCACTTACTGGCCATTTACCG TCAGATATGGTGGACCAAAATATCTTGAATTTCCTCCCGGAGCGGGAACATGGGGAGGTGTATAAGCTGCTATCATCCCACATGCTGATGACTGACCCCATTGCTGCTGACTTCCTTGACA gTGAGGCACATATTGAATTTTGCTGTCATCTAGCCAGAGGTAACATTGACCCCAAAGAGCCACCTGTGTACGAGTATGTCAAGTTTGTCGGAGATTTCAAGTTTCATAACAATG TGCCTAGATCTTGTAACGGACTTGAGTTGACGCTACCAAGAAGCCTACAGTCAGCATTGGAGGAGCAGGTCTGCCTCATCGCTACTGTACGATTAGTCACTCCACAGTTTCTCAAG GATTTGTGTAATGTGGAAGATCCTTGTGATGAGTTCACTTCCAGACACAGCCTTGAATGGAAGTTTCTGTTTTTAGATCACAG agcTTCACCAATCATCGGCTATTTACCCTTTGAGGTTCTTGGAACGTCCGGCTATGATTACTATCATGTAGATGACTTGGAGCTTATAGCTCAGTGTCACAATCAGT TAATGCAGTTTGGAAAAGGTAAATCGTGTTACTATCGCTTCCTGACCAAAGGGCAGCAGTGGATTTGGTTGCAGACTCACTACTACATCACTTACCACCAGTGGAACTCCAAGCCTGAGTTCATTGTCTGCACTCACACTGTTGTCAG TTATGCTGAAGTGCGAGCTGAAAGGAGGAGAGCGTTTGGCCTTGAAGAGCTCTCTCCACCTGAGATAGCTCCCTCCTCTGTGAAG GCTCAGGAGCTGTACTTGGACATCTGCTCCACACTGGACCCTACACGGGACAAAAACAGTGGTGCACGTTCGGTATCCTCCCACAGCTCCCGGAAGTCCTCCCACACAGCGCTGTCAGACTCTGCAT CTAACTCCTACACAGAGGCCTGCACACCATCGTGGCAGTCTGCTTCCATTGGGACGGAGAAGACTTCTGCCAGACTCCAGCCTAGTAGTTCAAAG caacagcaaacacagcagcagcctcatcCGCAGTCGCCCATGTATCCGCTGCCGCAGCCTCAGCTCGGAGTGATGAACCAGctgaaggagcagctggaggagaggaccCGAATTCTGCAGGCTGACATTAAGACACAGCAGCAAGAGTTGCATGACATTAAGGAAAAGCTTCAGTTGGCTAACCTCCAG ATGCTGTTACAGCAGCCTATCCACGATGACTTTGGCCAGgcccagcagcagcctcagcagcaggGCCTGGGCAGGCCGGCCCAGCAGAGCCAGTCAGGGGTGATCAGGCAGCACACAGGCCACCCAAAACCACCAGCCTGCGGGGCCCACAGCTCGTCCCCTCACTCACTCCTGAGAGAGAACAGCTCACCCTCGACACAG GTCCAGCAGAGAAGTGCGCGGGGCGGCCAAGTGCAGGCAGTGAGTCTGCCCGTGCAGACGAACACGAGTCTGACGATGCCCTTCTACAGCAACCCCATGATGTTCTCGCAGAGTAACACGCGGCCTCTGCAGGACGCAAAccaaagacacacagaaaacGATTTCAACCAAGATGGACAACTACG CATGCTTCTCAACCAACCAATGCAGACGCTGGTTCCCACTAGCAGTGTCACCTCACAGCCTTCCCAGTGCAACATGGGCATCTCCCAAACCAT ATACACCTTGGAGCAGCAGATCATCGCCCCGTCGTTCTCCATGCAACAGGTGAACTGCAACGCTGTCCTTGTGCCCTCCCCGGTCTTCACGTCACCCATCATGTTCCCACACAACAGTTTCATCCCACCCCAGTCTCAGTCAACCTACAACACTCAGCCTCAGGCCTCCCAGCACTCCCTTCAGCTACAACAGCCCCAGCAGTTCTTTCAG